Proteins from a single region of Macaca fascicularis isolate 582-1 chromosome 5, T2T-MFA8v1.1:
- the ING2 gene encoding inhibitor of growth protein 2 isoform X2: protein MNETLKEIDDVYEKYKKEDDLNQKKRLQQLLQRALINSQELGDEKIQIVTQMLELVENRARQMELHSQCFQDPAESERASDKAKMDSSQPERSSRRPRRQRTSESRDLCHMANGIEDCDDQPPKEKKSKSAKKKKRSKAKQEREASPVEFAIDPNEPTYCLCNQVSYGEMIGCDNEQCPIEWFHFSCVSLTYKPKGKWYCPKCRGDNEKTMDKSTEKTKKDRRSR, encoded by the coding sequence aaacGTTAAAGGAAATTGATGatgtctatgaaaaatataagaaagaagatGATTTAAACCAAAAGAAACGTCTACAGCAGCTTCTCCAGAGAGCACTAATTAATAGTCAAGAATTGGGAGATGAAAAAATCCAGATTGTTACACAAATGCTCGAATTGGTAGAAAATCGGGCAAGACAAATGGAGTTACATTCACAGTGTTTCCAAGATCCTGCTGAAAGTGAACGGGCCTCAGATAAAGCAAAGATGGATTCTAGCCAACCAGAAAGATCTTCAAGAAGACCCCGCAGACAGCGGACCAGTGAAAGCCGTGATTTATGTCATATGGCAAATGGGATCGAAGACTGTGATGATCAGCCacctaaagaaaagaaatccaagtCAGCAAAGAAGAAGAAACGCTCCAAGGCCAAGCAGGAAAGGGAAGCTTCACCTGTTGAGTTTGCAATAGATCCTAACGAACCTACATACTGCTTATGCAACCAAGTGTCTTATGGGGAGATGATAGGATGTGACAATGAACAGTGTCCAATTGAATGGTTTCACTTTTCATGCGTTTCACTCACCTATAAACCAAAGGGGAAATGGTATTGCCCAAAGTGCAGGGGAGACAATGAGAAAACCATGGACAAAagtactgaaaagacaaaaaaggatAGAAGGTCGAGGTAG